One Methylocaldum marinum DNA window includes the following coding sequences:
- a CDS encoding Sua5/YciO/YrdC/YwlC family protein codes for MPSEFRLRLAAARLRRGGIIAYPTEGVFGLGCNPLDRESVLRLLALKQRPTAKGLVLIAAEFTQLEPYLDIPTELMRNRVLATWPGPVTWIIPAADWVPAWLTGEHAGLAVRVTAHPVAAALCLAFGRPIVSTSANPSGLPPARTALSVRKYFRDGSVMIVPGQLGELRGPTAMYDASTGVRLR; via the coding sequence ATGCCGTCCGAATTTCGTCTACGGCTTGCCGCCGCTCGTCTGCGTCGCGGAGGCATTATCGCCTATCCGACCGAGGGTGTTTTCGGACTCGGCTGTAACCCGCTCGACCGGGAATCGGTGCTGCGCTTGCTGGCACTGAAACAACGCCCCACCGCGAAAGGACTCGTTCTGATCGCCGCTGAATTCACGCAACTCGAGCCATACCTCGACATCCCGACCGAACTCATGCGGAATAGAGTCTTGGCGACATGGCCGGGACCGGTCACCTGGATCATTCCCGCCGCCGACTGGGTTCCGGCTTGGCTGACAGGCGAACATGCCGGCTTGGCCGTCCGCGTCACCGCCCACCCGGTCGCGGCCGCCCTATGTCTCGCCTTCGGCCGGCCGATCGTATCGACCAGCGCCAACCCGAGCGGCCTGCCGCCGGCCCGCACGGCGCTGTCGGTTCGGAAATATTTTCGCGACGGCAGCGTTATGATCGTACCGGGGCAACTCGGCGAACTGCGCGGTCCTACGGCGATGTATGACGCATCGACGGGTGTTCGGTTGCGGTAA
- the ispB gene encoding octaprenyl diphosphate synthase — translation MTIPTTSQTDSTASLSPKTAFTNIRCLVEEETAAVDRLILRELSSDVLLINQIGRYIVNSGGKRLRPMLLLLVSKALQYQGQQHITLAAVIEFIHTATLLHDDVVDESTLRRGRNTVNALWGNSASVLVGDYLYSRSFELMVSVQNLRIMEILSRTTTAIAEGEVLQLLNCNNPATTEHKYLEVISRKTAILFSAAAQLAAVLTGAPQSTELALKDYGLHLGIAFQLIDDALDYMANPEELGKNLGDDLAEGKPTLPLIYAIEHGSASQAAALRDAIENGNRDAFREVYEIVESTDAIAYTARRAREEANKAVELLDPVPASEYKDALVRLAHLSVERNY, via the coding sequence ATGACCATACCGACAACCTCACAGACCGACTCGACAGCTTCACTAAGTCCAAAAACAGCTTTCACGAATATTCGCTGTTTGGTAGAAGAAGAAACGGCAGCTGTCGACCGGCTCATTCTTCGCGAGCTCAGTTCCGATGTGCTGCTCATCAATCAGATCGGCCGATACATCGTGAACAGCGGCGGCAAGCGACTGCGCCCGATGTTGTTGCTGCTGGTCTCCAAGGCACTCCAATATCAGGGACAGCAGCACATCACCCTTGCAGCAGTCATCGAATTCATTCACACGGCAACCCTGCTTCACGACGACGTGGTCGACGAATCGACCCTGCGGCGTGGGCGAAATACCGTCAATGCGCTTTGGGGAAACTCGGCCAGCGTTTTGGTCGGAGACTACTTGTATTCCCGCTCGTTCGAATTGATGGTGAGCGTACAGAACCTCCGCATCATGGAGATCCTCTCCCGCACCACCACGGCCATTGCCGAGGGGGAGGTATTACAGCTTCTCAACTGCAACAATCCTGCGACAACCGAACACAAATATCTCGAAGTCATCTCCCGCAAGACCGCAATCTTGTTCAGCGCCGCCGCACAATTGGCCGCCGTGCTGACGGGAGCTCCCCAGTCGACCGAACTGGCGCTGAAGGACTATGGCCTTCACCTCGGCATTGCGTTTCAGTTGATCGACGATGCCCTCGACTACATGGCGAATCCCGAAGAGCTCGGAAAAAATCTCGGCGATGACCTGGCGGAAGGCAAGCCGACGCTGCCTTTGATTTATGCCATTGAGCACGGCAGCGCGTCGCAGGCCGCCGCCTTGCGGGACGCTATCGAGAACGGCAACCGCGATGCGTTCCGCGAAGTTTACGAAATCGTTGAATCTACCGACGCAATCGCGTACACTGCACGGCGCGCTAGGGAAGAAGCAAACAAAGCGGTTGAACTGCTTGATCCGGTTCCCGCGTCGGAATACAAGGACGCTCTCGTTCGGCTGGCCCACTTATCCGTCGAACGCAACTATTAA
- a CDS encoding tyrosine-type recombinase/integrase, which translates to MFRAALNWARKELEWNVPNPFEGRKLKEPPGRARWLTQSEACRLAGLEDVHPHDLRRTFGSWLVQAGVPIQTVSTLLRHSDIRITDRVYAHLSPDSLREAAAVLDRGAVSRSAFTLPKILREDAG; encoded by the coding sequence ATGTTCAGGGCCGCTCTGAATTGGGCACGGAAAGAACTCGAATGGAATGTTCCGAATCCGTTCGAGGGCCGGAAACTCAAGGAGCCGCCCGGGCGGGCGCGCTGGTTGACCCAATCCGAAGCGTGCAGGCTCGCTGGTCTGGAAGATGTTCACCCGCATGACCTGCGGCGGACGTTTGGGAGTTGGCTGGTTCAAGCCGGTGTGCCGATTCAGACGGTAAGCACCTTGCTTCGGCATTCGGACATCCGAATCACGGACCGGGTTTATGCTCACCTGTCGCCTGACTCGCTCAGGGAAGCGGCGGCGGTACTCGATAGGGGAGCGGTTTCACGTTCAGCTTTCACGCTGCCGAAAATACTGCGTGAGGATGCGGGATAA
- a CDS encoding helix-turn-helix transcriptional regulator produces MTDPVPLLWTLAEAGRAMGGISARTVRRLIEAKELPCVRIRGCAPRLRPNDVQAWIEQNMTRARNQPCAGQAVPTTEDDTCQSANNGNKIKTASLSGRTRRSGGALTPTPTGERFGALLKFDARRSAQGKSEGNPGAMGCRSRRREGQRSEVENGRPEPSMS; encoded by the coding sequence ATGACTGATCCTGTACCGCTGCTGTGGACCTTGGCCGAGGCTGGCCGCGCAATGGGCGGAATTTCAGCGCGCACCGTGCGCCGCCTGATCGAGGCGAAGGAATTACCGTGCGTCCGGATTCGTGGCTGTGCCCCTCGACTTCGACCCAACGATGTCCAGGCCTGGATTGAACAAAATATGACCCGCGCGCGTAATCAGCCATGCGCGGGGCAGGCTGTGCCAACGACAGAAGACGACACATGCCAAAGCGCAAACAACGGAAACAAGATCAAGACGGCATCTTTGAGCGGCCGGACTCGCCGTTCTGGTGGCGCACTTACACCGACGCCAACGGGCGAACGGTTCGGCGCTCTACTCAAATTCGACGCGAGACGATCCGCGCAAGGAAAGAGCGAAGGCAATCCGGGCGCAATGGGTTGTAGAAGCCGCCGAAGAGAAGGCCAACGGTCCGAAGTCGAAAACGGGCGGCCTGAACCTTCGATGAGTTGA
- a CDS encoding DUF1643 domain-containing protein produces the protein MFEVYALRANEYDLKAADRAGLIVLAGGNHGLKRNRAMEVLSLLVGQKRALHCLRLTSEGQPAHPLYLPGTLSPMPYKVDGHD, from the coding sequence ATGTTTGAGGTTTACGCCTTGCGCGCAAATGAGTACGACCTTAAGGCTGCCGATCGCGCCGGACTCATCGTCCTGGCCGGGGGCAATCATGGTCTCAAGCGGAACCGGGCGATGGAGGTGCTGAGTCTCTTGGTTGGGCAGAAAAGAGCGCTGCACTGCCTTCGGCTCACGAGCGAAGGACAACCCGCCCATCCGCTGTATCTTCCGGGAACACTCTCACCGATGCCGTATAAGGTGGACGGCCATGACTGA
- a CDS encoding ferritin-like domain-containing protein → MRFQLQRHLGPLLRGRGILPAGLAPQTQAAPVESVPPEFNHRDYVIYLLHMDAAIEHALMVQYLYAAYTLGGPQVPEAYHQTVAGWREVILGVAKEEMAHLISVQNVLRLIGGPLHLAREDFPWISPFFPFPFKLEPLTLDSLAKYVYAESPEDWSGPWAEDVKRRVDQQAPNPHRVSELFAELIGLMENPEFLPDATFQPNTYPFQASWDEWGRGYKAGARGNHFRAGPEQTPDLLVVPLASRDDAVSALKKIAQQGEAYGTLGADGLPSHFERFLEIYKHLTKLLSVGHWEPARPVAINPYVPINGGFEEGTPILYPEAQDWASLSNIRYRMLLNFLLHSFELDDGLKRAGTWTPRGLIINSAFGEMYNLRAISEFLMQTPLALASEPGADKVAGPPFLMPYTLNLPQAEADRWRLHRDTLRASARLIERLLPISPPERHGYLRALRENDQALLQSIDRILAGQSTPHALL, encoded by the coding sequence ATGCGTTTTCAACTTCAACGTCATTTAGGACCATTGCTACGCGGCAGAGGGATATTACCCGCCGGCCTGGCGCCGCAAACCCAAGCCGCGCCCGTGGAGTCCGTCCCACCGGAGTTCAACCACCGCGACTACGTGATCTACCTGCTGCACATGGATGCCGCCATCGAACATGCCTTGATGGTGCAATACCTCTACGCCGCATACACCCTGGGTGGGCCGCAGGTGCCGGAGGCCTACCACCAGACGGTGGCGGGCTGGCGCGAGGTCATCCTTGGCGTCGCCAAGGAGGAAATGGCCCACCTGATTTCGGTGCAGAACGTGCTGCGCCTGATCGGCGGGCCTTTGCATCTGGCCCGCGAGGATTTCCCCTGGATTTCGCCGTTCTTCCCCTTCCCGTTCAAGTTGGAACCGCTGACCCTGGATTCGCTGGCGAAATATGTCTACGCCGAATCGCCAGAGGACTGGAGCGGCCCGTGGGCCGAGGACGTGAAACGGCGGGTGGATCAGCAAGCGCCCAATCCCCACCGGGTCAGCGAGTTGTTCGCCGAATTAATAGGCCTGATGGAGAACCCCGAATTCCTGCCGGATGCGACGTTCCAGCCCAATACCTATCCCTTTCAAGCTTCCTGGGATGAATGGGGACGCGGCTACAAGGCCGGCGCCCGTGGCAACCATTTCCGGGCGGGTCCCGAGCAGACCCCGGACCTGCTGGTGGTGCCGCTGGCCTCCCGCGATGACGCGGTGAGTGCCCTGAAAAAAATTGCCCAGCAAGGCGAGGCTTACGGAACCCTCGGCGCGGACGGCTTGCCCTCGCATTTCGAGCGCTTCCTGGAAATTTACAAGCATCTGACGAAACTCCTCAGCGTAGGACACTGGGAACCGGCCCGGCCCGTCGCCATCAACCCGTACGTACCGATCAACGGTGGCTTCGAGGAAGGCACGCCCATCCTCTACCCGGAGGCCCAGGATTGGGCAAGCCTGTCCAATATCCGCTACCGAATGCTGCTCAACTTCCTGCTGCACAGCTTCGAGCTGGATGACGGGCTCAAACGCGCCGGAACGTGGACGCCACGTGGCCTTATCATCAACAGCGCGTTCGGCGAGATGTACAACCTCAGGGCCATCAGCGAATTCCTGATGCAGACCCCGCTGGCCTTGGCCAGTGAACCCGGCGCTGACAAAGTGGCCGGTCCGCCGTTCCTCATGCCGTACACCTTGAACTTGCCACAGGCCGAAGCCGACCGCTGGCGCCTGCACCGCGACACTTTGCGGGCCTCGGCCCGGTTGATCGAACGGCTGTTACCGATCAGCCCGCCGGAGCGGCACGGCTATCTGCGGGCGCTGCGGGAAAACGACCAAGCACTGCTTCAGTCCATCGACCGCATCCTGGCCGGTCAATCCACCCCCCACGCCTTACTTTGA